Proteins encoded within one genomic window of Terriglobia bacterium:
- the yihA gene encoding ribosome biogenesis GTP-binding protein YihA/YsxC, translated as MRINSARFVKSATRPAEFPRDQRPEIAFCGRSNIGKSSLLNTLTNAHGLARTSSSPGRTQTINFFLIDDRMYFVDLPGYGYAKVPKAVKENWGAMIEDYLRARDQLKLALMLVDSRMPPTESDTRMKGWLDHYRIPNSVVLTKTDKISRSQLNLALRTSAETLNTKEIIPFSAVTGFGKDAILTRIRTAIDHIPQ; from the coding sequence GTGAGGATTAACTCTGCCCGATTCGTCAAGAGTGCAACACGACCGGCTGAATTTCCCCGAGATCAGAGACCTGAGATCGCATTTTGTGGCCGATCGAACATCGGCAAATCCAGTTTGTTGAATACGCTGACCAACGCCCACGGGTTGGCTCGTACGAGTTCTTCTCCAGGCCGGACGCAGACGATCAACTTCTTTCTTATCGATGACCGCATGTACTTTGTGGATTTGCCCGGCTACGGATACGCAAAGGTTCCCAAGGCCGTGAAGGAAAATTGGGGAGCAATGATCGAAGATTATTTACGAGCTCGAGACCAGCTCAAACTGGCCTTGATGCTTGTGGATAGCCGCATGCCGCCGACAGAATCGGATACCCGGATGAAGGGCTGGCTCGATCATTACAGAATCCCGAACTCTGTTGTTTTGACCAAGACCGATAAGATTTCGCGCAGCCAGCTGAATTTGGCGCTCCGTACAAGCGCCGAAACACTTAACACAAAGGAGATAATTCCGTTTTCGGCAGTCACGGGTTTCGGAAAGGACGCAATCCTGACCAGGATTCGAACTGCCATAGATCACATCCCACAGTAG
- the rho gene encoding transcription termination factor Rho: protein MDIAQLKEMNISALTQVAKDLNIQGASGMRKQELIFKILQAQTEKSGFIFSEGVLETLPDGFGFLRAPDYNYLPGPDDIYVSPSQIRKFDLRTGDTVSGQVRPPKDGERYFALIKVEAVNFEHPDEARNKIFFDNLTPLYPNERLKLETPSAKDNLSARVLDLLTPIGKGQRGLIVAPPRTGKTMLLQTIANSITSNHPEVIMIVLLIDERPEEVTDMQRSVNGEVISSTFDEPASRHVQVAEMVIEKAKRLVEHKRDVVILLDSITRLARAYNTIVPPSGKVLSGGVDSNALQRPKRFFGAARNIEEGGSLTIIATALIDTGSRMDDVIFEEFKGTGNMEIGLDRKLVDKRVFPAIDINRSGTRKEELLVPKDELTRIWILRKVLNPLSTVEAMELLLDKMGKNKSNADFLASMSGGGGGR from the coding sequence ATGGACATCGCGCAGTTGAAGGAAATGAATATTTCCGCCCTGACGCAGGTGGCCAAAGACCTCAACATTCAGGGAGCTTCCGGTATGCGGAAGCAGGAACTGATTTTCAAAATCCTGCAGGCGCAGACCGAAAAGAGCGGCTTCATTTTCAGTGAAGGCGTTCTCGAAACCCTGCCCGACGGTTTCGGATTCCTCCGAGCCCCGGACTACAACTACCTGCCGGGACCGGATGACATCTATGTCTCGCCGTCGCAGATTCGCAAGTTCGATCTGCGCACCGGCGATACGGTTTCAGGACAGGTGCGGCCTCCGAAAGACGGAGAACGTTACTTCGCCCTGATCAAAGTCGAAGCCGTAAACTTCGAGCACCCGGACGAGGCTCGCAACAAGATCTTTTTCGATAACCTGACGCCGCTGTATCCGAACGAACGGCTGAAGCTCGAAACACCGAGCGCCAAGGATAACCTTTCCGCGCGCGTGCTCGACCTGCTGACGCCGATCGGAAAGGGGCAGCGTGGCCTGATCGTGGCTCCCCCGCGAACAGGAAAGACGATGCTGCTGCAGACGATCGCAAACTCGATCACTTCGAATCATCCCGAAGTCATCATGATTGTATTGCTGATCGACGAGCGGCCGGAAGAAGTGACGGACATGCAGCGCTCGGTGAATGGCGAAGTCATCAGTTCGACATTCGACGAACCGGCTTCGCGTCACGTCCAGGTTGCGGAAATGGTCATCGAGAAGGCCAAGCGTCTTGTGGAACATAAGCGAGACGTGGTCATCCTGCTCGACTCCATCACCCGTCTGGCGCGCGCATATAACACGATTGTGCCGCCGTCGGGCAAGGTGCTGTCGGGCGGTGTGGATTCCAACGCGCTCCAACGCCCGAAGCGTTTCTTCGGCGCCGCTCGCAATATCGAAGAGGGTGGCAGCCTGACCATCATCGCCACCGCCCTGATCGATACCGGAAGCCGCATGGACGACGTCATCTTTGAAGAGTTCAAAGGCACCGGCAACATGGAAATCGGGCTCGACCGCAAGCTTGTCGACAAGCGCGTGTTCCCGGCAATCGATATCAATCGGTCCGGAACCCGTAAGGAAGAGCTGCTTGTTCCGAAGGATGAACTGACCCGGATCTGGATTCTCCGGAAGGTTCTCAATCCGCTCTCGACCGTGGAAGCGATGGAGCTTCTGCTGGATAAGATGGGCAAGAACAAGAGTAACGCCGACTTCCTGGCCTCGATGAGCGGCGGAGGCGGCGGCAGATAG